A DNA window from bacterium contains the following coding sequences:
- a CDS encoding ParB/RepB/Spo0J family partition protein, translating to MPPNREFQPDHGAASEASVAKDGDLLLLSVHEIDDNPFQPRREFSESEITSLAESLKEHDMLQPVLVRRVEDRWQLISGERRLRAAIQAGWSQIPARVRQADDRLVAELAIVENLQRKDLNAIEKALSFRRYLDQHQSTQEDLGKRLKIDRSTIANLLRLLELPERVQTELQGGSISAGHARALLPLGDEEIQIEFSQRIHREGISVRETERLVQERIELEDGDGLGAPSKKSGRRKKKPRDGHVASLEQQLRILLGTKVDIRQSSRGRGQIVIHFRSNDEFERLHGMIKNQDQNEHQSYAG from the coding sequence CTGCCACCGAATCGTGAATTCCAGCCCGATCACGGTGCTGCCAGCGAAGCTTCAGTCGCGAAAGACGGAGATCTGTTACTGCTGAGTGTTCACGAAATCGATGACAACCCTTTTCAGCCTCGTCGCGAGTTCAGTGAAAGTGAAATCACTTCCCTGGCGGAGAGTCTCAAAGAACACGATATGCTCCAGCCAGTCCTGGTCCGACGCGTTGAGGATCGCTGGCAGTTAATCTCCGGTGAACGCCGTCTAAGAGCGGCAATTCAAGCCGGTTGGAGCCAAATTCCAGCCCGCGTTCGACAAGCCGATGATCGTCTCGTCGCCGAATTGGCCATCGTCGAAAACTTACAGCGTAAAGATCTAAACGCAATCGAAAAAGCGCTCTCCTTCCGCCGTTACCTCGATCAACATCAGTCTACGCAGGAAGATCTGGGGAAGCGACTCAAAATCGATCGTTCCACCATTGCCAATCTGTTGCGACTTTTGGAGTTACCCGAACGAGTTCAAACCGAGCTTCAAGGCGGATCGATCTCGGCTGGACATGCCCGAGCTTTGCTGCCTCTGGGCGATGAAGAAATTCAGATTGAATTCAGCCAACGGATCCATCGCGAGGGAATCAGCGTCCGTGAAACGGAACGGCTGGTCCAAGAGCGAATTGAACTGGAAGATGGCGATGGCTTGGGGGCCCCCAGCAAAAAATCGGGGCGAAGAAAGAAAAAACCTCGAGATGGTCACGTCGCCTCTTTAGAACAACAGTTACGTATCCTTCTGGGCACGAAGGTCGACATCCGCCAGTCAAGTCGCGGCCGTGGACAAATTGTGA